The DNA segment GCCTTCGATCAAAGGCGCAAGGCGCACGTCGTCCACCGCTGCGAGCAGCTCCTCGATCAGCGGCTCGGCTTTGTCCCGCGGCCACACCGCATAGAGCTCGACCAGCGGGCTGTCATCCAGCAGCGGCTTGAACACCACGTCCTCATAGGCGAGCCGGCGGGCCGAGCGCGGCACCAGCGCCATGCCGAGCCCGCTCGCCACCAGGCATAGCATGGTGGTCATCTGGTGCGCCTCCTGGATCTTCCCCGGCGAATATCCGCCCGATTGGCAGAGGTGCATGATCAACTCGCGGAAGCCCGGTGCTTCTTCCGTATCGAAGATCACCAGCGGCGTCCCGTTCAGGGCCGCAAGCTGCAGGGCAGCCTCTTGGGCGAGCGGGTGCGATGCCGGCAGCGCCACCACGAACGGCTCCTGGTGGACCAGGCGGATGCTCAGGTGCTCGTCGATCACCGGCGGCCGCACGAAGCCGATATGGATCTCGCCCTTTTCGAGACCGATCAGCTGCGCGGGGGAAGACATTTCGCGCAAGGAGAGGTTCACGTCCGGCAGGCGCTCGCTGAACGCCGCCAGCACCGGCGGGGCGAATTCGAGGGCGGCCGAGCCGGTGATCCCGACGATCAGCCGGCCCGCTTGGCCGCTCGCTGCGCGGCGTGTCATGGAACGGGCGCGATCCACCTGGCTCAGCACCTGCCGCGCCTCCCGCAGCAAGGTGCGGCCGGCAGGCGTCAGGTCGATCGGCCTGCGGCTGCGGTCGAACAGGGTGACTTGCAGCTCCTCCTCGAGCGCGCGGATCTGCTGCGACAGGGGCGGCTGGGCGATGTTGAGGCTTTCGGCCGCGCGTCCGAAATGACGCTGCTCTGCCAGGGCGACGAAATAGCGAAGGTGCCTCAGCTCCATGGCATGGTGGTATAAAGCATTTTCGAGCGAAGTGGGTAGGTCTGTCGAGCTAGGTCAGCCCGCCCGCAGGTTCTCGCGCAAGGTGCGGCCTTCGTAACGGGTGCGGAAGATGCCGCGCCGCTGCAGCTCGGGCACCACGCTCCGGCAGAACGCCTCGATCGACCCGGGGAAATAGGTGGGCGAGATCACGAACCCGTCGCAGGCGCCGGACTCGAACAGATGCTGCATGCGGTCGGCGATCGACTGCGGCGTGCCAACCAGCTCGTTGGTCACCCGCGCCGCCGCCTCTTTGAGGCTGATATTCTCCGCGGCCATGATCGCGCGCAGCTTGTCGGCCGTACCTTGGATGCCCTGGTTGCCCTGCATCGCGGCAAGCGCCGCCTCGTCGCCATCCTGGGCGAGATCGATACCGAGATAGCTGGAATTGTTGGCCAGCGCCAGGTCGGGATCGATGAGCGACTGCAGATACTCGGCCTTCTCCTGCGCAATGGCCTCCGTCTCGCCCACCACCACCCGCATTTGCGGCATGATCACGCAATCCTCGGGTCGGCGCCCGTTCGCGACGAGCCTGCGGTGCATGTCCGCGGTAAACGCCTTGAGGTCGGGCTCCCGGCTGCTGGGCGCGAAGATCATCTCGGCCCAGCGCGCAGCGAAATCGCGCCCGCGCGGTGATGCGCCGGCCTGCATGATCACCGGCCGACCCTGGGGCGAGCGCGGGATCGAGAGGGGGCCACGGGTGCTCACATATTTGCCGCGGTAATTGGCATAGCGCATCTTCGCTGGATCGCCGAACACTCCGTTCTTCTTGTCGTGAACGAAGACGTCCTCCCCCCAGCAGTCCCACAGGGCGAAGCAGGCCTCCACCACTTCGTCGGCGCGGGCATAGCGCTCGTCCCGCGGCGGGATCTCGTCCATGCCGAAATTGCGCGCCTCGAGATTGGTCGCCGACGTGACCACATTCCAGGCGACCCGGCCCTTGCTGATAATGTCGAGGGAGGCGAGCTGCCGTGCGATCGTGTAGGGGTGGTTGAAGGTGGTCGAGATGGTGGCGCCCAGGCCCAGATGCCGCGTCACCCGCGCCATCAGCGGCAGCACCATCAGCGGGTCGAGAAAGCTGATCTGCCCGCCCTTGCCGATATAGGTGGCAAAGCTGCCCCGGTGAATGTCGTAGAGCCCGAGCAGGTCGGCGAAGAAGCAGCCGTCGAAGCAGGCGCCCTCCAGAACCTGCGCGATCTGCTCGTAGCGGCTCGGCTCCAGGATGTCGTGCAGCGTGGATTCCGGGTGGCGCCAGCCGCCGGCGTGGTTGGCGGTCGGCCCGGTCTTGAGATAGGCGAGAAGATGCAGCTTGCGCTTGGCCAACCCAAAGCCTCCACCAACGCCGTCCGTGAATCATCCACTTTTGCTTTGGAAAAGCTAAGCCAGGGCTTCAGAATTTCCAAAGCACATCCGATGCGGCAGTTTGTATCGCTATGGGGCTAACGAAGCAGGCCCTCGCTGGTTCTCGGTTCCCGTTCGGCGCCTCGCAGTTAGGTAAACGTCCCGCCGGCGCGGGCCAGCTCGGCGAGCAGGGGCGCAGGTTTCCAGAACTGGCCTTGGTAGCCCTGCGCGAACCGGTCCATGGCAGCCACGATGGCGTCGAGCCCCACCTCGTTCGCATAGTGCATAGGCCCGCCCCGATAGCGCGGGAAGCCGTAGCCGGCGAGATACACCACGTCGATGTCGCTGGCTCTCAGCGCAATGCCGTCGGCCAGCACCGCGGTACCCTCGTTGATCAGGGCATAGATGCAGCGCTCGACGATCTCCTCCGGGCTGATCTCGCGCTGCCCGAGGCCGAGCGAGGCCGAATGCTCCCGGATCAGCTGCTCCACCTCCGGATCGGGGATCGCCTTGCGTCCCTCATAGCGATAGAAGCCTGCACCCGTCTTCTGGCCATAGCGGCCGCGCTCGCAGATCAGGTCGGGTATGGCGGAATAGGGCCGGTCCGGCTGCTCGACCTTGCGGCGCTTGCGGATGGCCCAGCCCACGTCGTTGCCGGCCAGGTCCATCATCCGCAACGGCCCCATGGCCATGCCCCAGCGCTCCAGCGCGCCGTCTATCTCTTGCGGCAGGGCGCCCTCATCCATCAGGAAATAGGCCTGCCGCAGATATTCCTCCAGCATGCGGTTGCCGATGAAGCCGTCGCATACGCCAGCCACCACGCCCACCTTGCGCAGGCGCGTCACCACCTTCAGCGCGGTGGCCAGCGTCGAGTCGGCTGTGGCCTTGCCGCGCACCACCTCCACCAGCCGCATGATATTGGCCGGGCTGAAGAAATGCATGCCCACCACTTGGCCCGGGCGCGCGGTGGCGTCGGCCAGGGTGTCTACGTTCAGGGTCGACGTATTGGTGGCCAGGATGGTTTCGGGCCGGGCGAGCTCGTCCAGCTTGCGCAGCACCTCCTGCTTCACCGTCATGTCCTCGAACACCGCTTCGATCACCAGGTCGGCCGCTTGCGCAGCAGCGTCGAGATCGGCAGTCGGGCTCAGACGCGCACCGCGCACCCGCGCTTCCGTCTCGCCGAGCCGTCCGCGCT comes from the Rhodoligotrophos defluvii genome and includes:
- a CDS encoding LysR family transcriptional regulator, whose protein sequence is MELRHLRYFVALAEQRHFGRAAESLNIAQPPLSQQIRALEEELQVTLFDRSRRPIDLTPAGRTLLREARQVLSQVDRARSMTRRAASGQAGRLIVGITGSAALEFAPPVLAAFSERLPDVNLSLREMSSPAQLIGLEKGEIHIGFVRPPVIDEHLSIRLVHQEPFVVALPASHPLAQEAALQLAALNGTPLVIFDTEEAPGFRELIMHLCQSGGYSPGKIQEAHQMTTMLCLVASGLGMALVPRSARRLAYEDVVFKPLLDDSPLVELYAVWPRDKAEPLIEELLAAVDDVRLAPLIEGRAEDEAPHGAGRREPV
- a CDS encoding LLM class flavin-dependent oxidoreductase, which gives rise to MAKRKLHLLAYLKTGPTANHAGGWRHPESTLHDILEPSRYEQIAQVLEGACFDGCFFADLLGLYDIHRGSFATYIGKGGQISFLDPLMVLPLMARVTRHLGLGATISTTFNHPYTIARQLASLDIISKGRVAWNVVTSATNLEARNFGMDEIPPRDERYARADEVVEACFALWDCWGEDVFVHDKKNGVFGDPAKMRYANYRGKYVSTRGPLSIPRSPQGRPVIMQAGASPRGRDFAARWAEMIFAPSSREPDLKAFTADMHRRLVANGRRPEDCVIMPQMRVVVGETEAIAQEKAEYLQSLIDPDLALANNSSYLGIDLAQDGDEAALAAMQGNQGIQGTADKLRAIMAAENISLKEAAARVTNELVGTPQSIADRMQHLFESGACDGFVISPTYFPGSIEAFCRSVVPELQRRGIFRTRYEGRTLRENLRAG
- a CDS encoding 3-hydroxyacyl-CoA dehydrogenase NAD-binding domain-containing protein; the protein is MTDTPPAADTGIKLIVIDNPPVNSLGLAVRRMLAAEFAAAANDPNVRAVVLAGAGGRFSAGADIREFNDPGAIAELHLSDVIDRIEALDKPVVAAVDGVALGGGLELALGCHYRVAAANARIGLTEITLGLLPGAGGTQRLPRAIDFARAIELITSGQMVAASDPRLAGLFDEVTEGDARAAALDLAARLISDGAGPRRLSAVTIEPGPAEAALAQARETLLPSPVPAMAAILDCLDDAIHADIRTGLAHERARFDQVVATPAARALRHAFFAEREVGKVPGLTAETPTLPVETVAVIGAGTMGRGISIAALDAGFQVKLVDANATALERAAEAIERHYRTMVERGRLGETEARVRGARLSPTADLDAAAQAADLVIEAVFEDMTVKQEVLRKLDELARPETILATNTSTLNVDTLADATARPGQVVGMHFFSPANIMRLVEVVRGKATADSTLATALKVVTRLRKVGVVAGVCDGFIGNRMLEEYLRQAYFLMDEGALPQEIDGALERWGMAMGPLRMMDLAGNDVGWAIRKRRKVEQPDRPYSAIPDLICERGRYGQKTGAGFYRYEGRKAIPDPEVEQLIREHSASLGLGQREISPEEIVERCIYALINEGTAVLADGIALRASDIDVVYLAGYGFPRYRGGPMHYANEVGLDAIVAAMDRFAQGYQGQFWKPAPLLAELARAGGTFT